CCTTGGTACCCGTGGGCAGGGGAGGACCGGAGTGCTGCTTGGAAAAGGGTATGTCCATGCGGCCGCGTTTGGGAACACGGCGGCGGATGGCAAGGGTCCGGTGGCCCGGCTGGTCTTCATAGCCCACCCGGATCATGTCGCCGGTGTTGAGCTGTTCACGTGGCTGGAAATAGAGCTGTTTCTGATCCCGTTTGATCTCGCCCACGAGGCGTCCCGAACTGGTCTCTTCGCCGGGCTGGATAGGCATGAAGGGCCGTTGCGGCAGGAACGTGGAATGGGTTGTGGGGCGGCCCAGTGCCTGATCGAGCAGGTCCAACGCCGTCTTCTTGGCCTGGGCGTCCTGTGGATTGTCGCGCAACAACTGATATGCCTTGACCGTGTAGAAAACGTAGTGAGGTCCCTTCTTACGGCCCTCGATCTTCCAGGCCGCCACCTTGGGCATGGAGAGCAGCGGCTTGGTCAGGAGGTCCAGTGAGAGGTCGGAGCAGGAAAAGAGTCGTTCCGGGTCTTTTTTGTCCCGTGAGTAGAGCCGACGGCAGGGCTGCACGCACCGTCCGCGAAGGCCGGATTTGCCGCCCAGGTAGCTGGACCAGTAGCAGCGGCCCGATACGCAGTGGCAGAGCGCGCCGTGAACGAAAATTTCGAGATCGAGGTCCTTGGGGCAGGCGTCGGCCATGATTTTGACTTCGTCAAGGTTCAGCTCACGGGGTATGACCACCCGTTTGGCGCCGAGTTTCTTGGCGATTTCCAGGCCTGACGGGTGGCTGACGTTGGCCAGGGTGGAGAGGTGCAACTCGCCTGTGAAGCCCACCTGTTTGGCCAGGCTGAGCATGGCAAGGTCCTGAACGATGAGGGCGTATGGTTTGACGCTTTTTTGCAGCCGGTCGATAAGGTGCCCTGCGGCTTCCGGGTCTTGAGGCTTGACCAAGGTGTTCATGGCAACGTAGGTCTTGGTTCCGCGATCGCGACCGAGGCTTGCCAGTTGAGCCAGCTCGCTGATAGAGAAGTTCGTGGCCTGCATGCGGGCCGAAAAATGTTTCAGTCCCACATAGACCGCGTCAGCACCGGCTGCCACGGCTGCGAGGTAGGAATACTTGTCCCCGGCAGGGGCCATTATTTCAGGTACGTGTTTTTTGTTCATAAAGGTAGTTGTATGTCCTTGAGGAATTGTCGCACTGTCAAGGTATTGGATGTGTCCCCGGTCGGTCAATCAAAATCGCCGGGCGAACTTTTCGAGTTGAGGCTCCAGTATCCGGATTGGGATGGGTGGAAGCCCGGCCAGTTCGTCATGATCCGGCCCACGGGATGGGAATTGGATTTGCTCTGGGCCAGACCCTTTTCCATATGCTCGTCCGATGGCGAATCACTGACCCTGTTCATCCAGAACATGGGGCGTGGCACCAGTCGGATCGGCAAGCTCAAATCGGGCGACACGGTCACCATGTGGGGGCCGCTCGGCAATTCCTTTGCCGTTGAACCCGAAACTCCGACCCTGCTCCTTGCGGGGGGTATCGGCATCGCACCTTTTCGGGGATATGTCGAGCAACATCCGCAACCGGAGAATCTCAAGCTTTTCATGGCCCATCGTCTGCCCCTGGATTGCTATCCCTATGCACTGCTCTCGAAATCGGTCTCAAGTCACTGTATGATCGAGGAAAAGCCCGAGGATCTGGACCGTATTATCGACACCATGCGCGACCGCATCAGGGAGTATGCCGCACAGGACGGCCTGATTTTATCCTGCGGTCCCACACCGTTCATGCGGACGGTGCAGCGTTTTGCGCTCGAGTTCAAAGCCAGGGCGCAGGTGTCCCTTGAAAACCGCATGGCCTGCGGTGTGGGCGCATGTCTGGGCTGCGTGACCAAGGACGGAGAGGGGCATCATGTCCAGGTGTGTACGCGCGGGCCTGTGTTCTGGGCCGACAAAGTGGAGCTTTAGGGGGACTGGTCAATGGATATGCATGTTTCTTTCGGTGGATTGGACCTCAAAAATCCGGTCATGACCGCATCCGGTACTTTCGGCTTCGGGATGGAGTTCGCCCCCTACGGGGATCTGACCAAGCTCGGCGGCATCGTGGCCAAGGGCCTTTCCCTCAAGCCTCGTGAAGGCAATCCCATGCCGCGCATCACCGAGACCCCGTGCGGGATGCTCAACGCCATCGGCATCCAGAATCCCGGCGTGGAATATTTCATCACCAAGGCATTGCCGTACCTGCCCTGGAAAAAGGTAGCCGTGATCGCCAACCTGTATGCCTGCGATGCCGCCGAGTTCGGGGAGCTGGCCGGGGTGCTGGCAGGCGAGGAAGGTGTGGCCGCCTTGGAGGTCAACGTCTCCTGTCCCAACGTCAAGGAGGGTGGCATTGCCTTTGGCCAGGACCCGGCCCAGATCGCCAAGGTGACCGAGGCCGTGAAAAAATGGGCTGGAAACAAGCACGTCATGGTCAAGCTTTCTCCCAACGTCACCGACATCGGCGTGTGCGCCCGGGCCGCAGCCGAGGGCGGGGCGGATTCCCTTTCGCTCATCAACACCCTGTCCGGCATGGCCGTGGATATCCGCAAGCGCAAGCCGTGCATTGCCAACGTCATTGCAGGACTGTCCGGCCCGGCGATCAAGCCCGTGGCATTGCGCTGCGTCTATCAGGCCGTCAAAGCCGTGGACATTCCGGTGGTGGGCATCGGCGGCATAGCCTCTGCCGAGGACGCCCTGGAGTTCATCCTGGTGGGGGCTCAGGCCGTTCAGGTGGGCACCGCCAACTTCCTGCGGCCCGATTTCGCCTTCAACCTGGTGGATGAGATCGAAACC
The nucleotide sequence above comes from Pseudodesulfovibrio sp. S3. Encoded proteins:
- a CDS encoding peptidase U32 family protein: MNKKHVPEIMAPAGDKYSYLAAVAAGADAVYVGLKHFSARMQATNFSISELAQLASLGRDRGTKTYVAMNTLVKPQDPEAAGHLIDRLQKSVKPYALIVQDLAMLSLAKQVGFTGELHLSTLANVSHPSGLEIAKKLGAKRVVIPRELNLDEVKIMADACPKDLDLEIFVHGALCHCVSGRCYWSSYLGGKSGLRGRCVQPCRRLYSRDKKDPERLFSCSDLSLDLLTKPLLSMPKVAAWKIEGRKKGPHYVFYTVKAYQLLRDNPQDAQAKKTALDLLDQALGRPTTHSTFLPQRPFMPIQPGEETSSGRLVGEIKRDQKQLYFQPREQLNTGDMIRVGYEDQPGHRTLAIRRRVPKRGRMDIPFSKQHSGPPLPTGTKVFLVDRREPELTKLIKGLERELDLFPAPEPKASTFTPTWPKAAPRSKNKSRSETISLFRQPPRGHIYDRSAFWLERSTIGKIPGKIVSRSQWWLPPVIWPDEDKKYRSLIKEAVKKGAREFVLNAPWQAAFFEDRKNATLVAGPYCNASNRLALGMLKDLGCSSAIINPELPLEDIQTLAQNPPLSLGFVIKGLWPFGISRFLAESVPFDEALKSPMHEVAFVRKHGQNNWIFPGWELDLSNEYKTLEKLGIKTFITIREDWPKAVPRPKRTSEFNWRLKLL
- a CDS encoding dihydroorotate dehydrogenase electron transfer subunit; this encodes MSLRNCRTVKVLDVSPVGQSKSPGELFELRLQYPDWDGWKPGQFVMIRPTGWELDLLWARPFSICSSDGESLTLFIQNMGRGTSRIGKLKSGDTVTMWGPLGNSFAVEPETPTLLLAGGIGIAPFRGYVEQHPQPENLKLFMAHRLPLDCYPYALLSKSVSSHCMIEEKPEDLDRIIDTMRDRIREYAAQDGLILSCGPTPFMRTVQRFALEFKARAQVSLENRMACGVGACLGCVTKDGEGHHVQVCTRGPVFWADKVEL
- a CDS encoding dihydroorotate dehydrogenase yields the protein MDMHVSFGGLDLKNPVMTASGTFGFGMEFAPYGDLTKLGGIVAKGLSLKPREGNPMPRITETPCGMLNAIGIQNPGVEYFITKALPYLPWKKVAVIANLYACDAAEFGELAGVLAGEEGVAALEVNVSCPNVKEGGIAFGQDPAQIAKVTEAVKKWAGNKHVMVKLSPNVTDIGVCARAAAEGGADSLSLINTLSGMAVDIRKRKPCIANVIAGLSGPAIKPVALRCVYQAVKAVDIPVVGIGGIASAEDALEFILVGAQAVQVGTANFLRPDFAFNLVDEIETLLGEIGATSLDDFRGSLQLPL